In a single window of the Schistocerca gregaria isolate iqSchGreg1 unplaced genomic scaffold, iqSchGreg1.2 ptg000569l, whole genome shotgun sequence genome:
- the LOC126315282 gene encoding T-complex protein 1 subunit delta-like, with the protein MSTTVKPYAQPAGKVFADSNTRQKEVRSNNIAAAKSVAEAIRTSLGPKGMDKMIINSNNEVIISNDGATILKQMEVVHPIAKMLVELSLSQDIEAGDGTTTVTVLAGSILNQCQCLLNRNFHPQIIADGIEKAASLAIDCLKSISKPVLLLDREALIKNAKTSLSSKIVSQYSSLLAPLAVDAIYKVIDPNTATNVDLNDIRIVKKPGGTIDDTELVDGFVFDHACSHAAGGPTHVENAKIGLIQFQLSAPKTNIENQIVINQYAQIDRVLREERKYILDMCKRIKSTGCNVLLIQKSILRDAVSDLSLQYLAKMNILVVKDVERSDIEFISKTVGAIPIASSKAFVAAKLGTADLVEEVHTSDGNVVKITGVPNAGKTVSILVRGGNKLVIDEVERSLHDALCVVRSVVKSKHLIVGGGAPEIEMAIQLEKRAEISTGVEPYCFRAFAEALETIPYTLAENAGLNPIAIVTELRNRHALGETNTGINIRKGAITDMESENVVQPLIVTTSAIKLATETACMILRLDDMIECR; encoded by the exons ATGTCTACCACGGTTAAACCTTATGCTCAACCAGCTGGTAAAGTGTTTGCTGACAGCAACACAAGACAAAAGGAGGTCCGGTCTAATAATATAGCTGCAGCAAAAT ctgttgcagaagcaataagAACAAGTTTAGGGCCGAAAGGAATGGACAAAATG attATAAACTCCAACAATGAAGTTATCATTAGTAATGATGGTGCTACGATTTTAAAACAAATGGAGGTCGTCCATCCTATTGCTAAAATG TTAGTAGAGCTTTCTCTTTCTCAGGATATTGAAGCAGGTGATGGAACCACCACAGTTACCGTTTTAGCCGGCTCTATCCTCAATCAATGCCAATGTCTTCTGAATAGAAACTTTCATCCTCAAATTATTGCGGATGGCATTGAGAAAGCCGCATCTCTAGCTATCGATTGCTTGAAGTCTATTTCTAAGCCTGTTTTGCTCTTGGACCGCGAGGCCCTTATTAAAAATGCAAAAACCTCTCTTAGCTCAAAGATCGTGTCACAATATTCCTCTTTACTTGCCCCTCTTGCTGTAGATGCCATTTATAAGGTAATTGACCCAAATACTGCAACTAATGTCGATCTTAATGACATTAGAATTGTTAAGAAGCCTGGGGGCACTATTGATGACACTGAACTTGTAGATGGTTTTGTTTTTGATCATGCCTGTTCCCATGCAGCTGGAGGTCCAACCCACGTAGAAAATGCAAAAATTGGTCTCATTCAATTTCAATTGTCAGCTCCTAAAaccaatattgaaaatcaaattgttATCAACCAATATGCTCAAATAGATAGAGTATTAcgtgaagaaagaaaatatatactagACATGTGTAAGCGAATCAAAAGCACCGGCTGCAATGTTCTTCTTATTCAGAAGAGTATTTTAAGAGATGCCGTTAGTGATTTATCTTTACAATATTTAGCCAAGATGAATATTTTGGTCGTTAAAGATGTTGAGAGAAGTGATATTGAATTCATATCAAAAACAGTTGGTGCAATTCCTATAGCTTCAAGCAAGGCTTTTGTTGCTGCTAAGTTAGGCACAGCTGATTTAGTTGAAGAG GTTCATACTTCTGATGGAAATGTTGTTAAGATCACGGGAGTCCCAAATGCTGGTAAAACTGTATCTATTTTAGTCCGTGGTGGCAATAAACTAGTTATTGATGAGGTAGAACGTTCTCTTCATGATGCTCTTTGTGTCGTTCGATCTGTTGTCAAATCTAAGCACCTAATCGTAGGAGGTGGTGCACCAGAGATAGAAATGGCAATTCAACTCGAGAAGCGTGCAGAAATTTCAACTGGTGTTGAACCTTATTGTTTCCGAGCATTTGCTGAAGCGTTAGAAACAATCCCTTATACACTAGCGGAAAATGCAGGCTTGAATCCAATTGCTATTGTTACGGAACTACGTAATCGTCATGCACTTGGTGAAACAAATACCGGAATCAATATTCGAAAAGGTGCCATTACAGATATGGAAAGTGAAAACGTT